AAATTGTGAAAGCTTAACTTCAGAAGAGTCTGCATAGTATGTTGGCTCTTCATTTTTAACTTTTGTATAAACTTTTTGGTTTGGTGCAAAAAGTTTATAGAATTTTTGTGATTCCAGCATATCCAAGTTAGCATCAAAGTACGCTTTTACTGAGTGGATATTTGAAAGGTAACCAGTGTACTCGTAAGCAAAAGCATTTTCAGCAACTGCCAAATCACGAAGTACATAACGAAGCTTACGAGGTTCTTCTTTAGCTGCTTCTTCTTCCAATTTTTCAATCAAGAATGGTGTATCCACAACAAAGATGTCTGTAGACATATTGTAAACTTCTTTATCGCCACCCTGGAAGAGCTCATGGCCAAGCACTTTGTCAGAGTCATCAATTTCTAAAACGCTGTTTACATCTGAAATGAGTTCTTTAGGAAGTTTTTTGTAGACCACAGTAACTTTTGGTTTTGTTGTATTGTGAAGGTGGAAAACTTGGTTAAGATCAATGTTGACCAAAACATCACTGTTAAGAGCTACAGTCTGATCTGAGCCTGAACGTTTAAGGTAAGTCAAAATTTGACGATAGTATTCCTCATCAACAGTTGAGCTTTCAACAGGAGTATTGTAAATACCAAGGTAGTAGTGACTGAGAAGAGTAGACAAGCCCCACTCACGACCTGAACGAATATGGTCGAAGACAGAACTGATGTTTTCGTTTTGGAAGATTCCGAAGACGCTACGGATACCAGCATTAGCCAAGTTAGACAACGGGAAGTCGATGAGGCGATATTTTCCGCCAAATGGTAGGCTGGCAATAGGACGGTGCTCAGTCAAACCACCCATGTCATGGAATCCTACGGTATTTCCTAGAATTGCAGAATATTTATCAATCTTCATCTTTTGGTACCCCCACTACTTCATTGTATCCTACGACTTGCACTTCTTCTGTACCGTCAATTTCCACACCATCGGAAATGTGTGCACCTTCACCGATAATAGCTCGTTTAATTTTTGCACCTTTACCAATAATTGCACCACTCATAATCACTGAATCTTCAACGACTGCCCCTTCACGAATTTGTGTATTTGTTGCAAGCACAGAATGTTTAACAGTTCCATCAACCAAACATCCATCAACAACGAGTGAATCTTCAACATGAGCATTCTCACCAAAGAAGTTTGGTGGAGCAATCACGTTACGTGAGTAAATTTTCCATTGACGGTTACGACTATCCAGGGCATTTTCAGGAGAAATGTACTCCATATTTGCTTCCCAAAGGGATTCGATAGTACCTACGTCTTTCCAATAGCCTTCAAATTCATAAGCAAAGACGCTTTCACCTGTTTCAAGATAAGCTGGGATAACGTTCTTACCAAAGTCTGACATATCAACTGAACTCTTTTCAGCTGATACTAACATATTGCGAAGACGTTTCCAATCAAAGATGTAAATACCCATTGATGCTTTCGTAGATTTAGGGTTTTCAGGTTTTTCTTCGAACTCAACAATACGGTTATTAGCATCAGTGTTCATGATACCGAAACGGCTAGCTTCTTTAAGTGGCACATCAAGAACGGCGACAGTAAGACTTGCGTTGTTATCTTTGTGAGATTGGAGCATATCATCATAGTCCATCTTGTAAATATGGTCACCAGACAAAATCAAAACATATTCAGGATTGATGCTATCGATATACTCAATGTTTTGATAAATAGCGTGGCTGGTACCTTCAAACCAACGATTACCTTCGCTAGCTGAGTAAGGTTGAAGAATTGATACACCAGAGTTAACACCATCCAATCCCCAACTTGAACCATTACCGATATGATTGTTCAAAGCAAGTGGTTGATACTGTGTAATGACACCTACATTGTTAATTCCTGAATTGGCACAGTTTGACAAACCAAAGTCAATGATACGGTAGCGTCCACCAAACTGAACAGCTGGTTTGGCAATACTTTGGGTCAATTTTCCAAGACGAGTTCCTTGCCCACCAGCAAGGATCAAAGCCAACATTTCATTTTTCATGAATAGTCCCCCTCATGATTTTTAGTTTCATCCTCAAAAGGATGTTAGACAATCAGCCGAAACTGATTATGACAATTAAAGTAAGTTTCTCAGTGTGGCAATAGTTTGGGCGTCAGAAAGCTTCTTTCAACCGTGACTTTCTTGCTATCATCCCTGAAAAACAAATCGTGTACACGTTTAATTCTACCCTTTATTTCAAGCGACGTTTAACACGCCAGATACTTGCTCCAAGAGCTGGCAATGTGAAGCTAAGGGTATTTTCATAATCCTTCCACTTCGCCTTTTGGGTACGAGTTTCAGGATTTCCTTCTTTCCAGACACCACCGAATTCTTCCATCTCAGTGTTAAGTACTTCTTGATAAATACCAGCGACTGGCAATCCAATAGTGAAGTCTTGACGTTCCACTGGAGCTAGGTTGAAGACACAGACAAGGAAGTCACCCTTATCGCCTTTGTCATCCTTACGAATGAAGGAAAGCACACTTTCAGCACGGTTATCCGCATCGATAATTTCAATACCATCGTAAGAATCATCAATCTGCCAGAGAGATTTATGGTCCTTGTAGAAACCATTCATATGGCTAGTGAAGGCCTGCATCTTCTGGTTCATCTCATCTTCAAGATTTCCCCATTCGAGTTGATAATCAAACTTCCACTCCAAGAATTGACCAAACTCAGAACCCATAAAGAGCAATTTCTTACCTGGGTGACAGAGTTGGTAAGCATAGAGGTTACGAAGACCAGCAAATTGATTATAGCGGTCACCCCACATCTTATGCATCATGCTCTTCTTACCATGAACCACTTCATCATGTGAGAAAGGTAGAACATAGTTTTCATTGAAGCAATACATGAAACTGAAGGTCATCAGATTGAAGTCATACTGACGGTAAACTGGATCTTCTGCGTAGAATTTGAGGATATCGTTCATCCAACCCATATTCCATTTGAAGTCGAAACCTAGACCACCTTCTTCAATCGGTTGGGTGATTGGCGTTGCTGCAGTTGATTCTTCCGCAACCATCATAACATCTGGATAGCGTTTTTTAATTTCACGATTGAGTTTTTGAAGGAAGCCGTAGCCTTCCAAGTTACGATTTCCACCGTCCTTGTTAGGCATCCATGGACCTTCATCATAGTCCAAATAGAGCATGTTAGATACTGCATCCACTCGGATACCATCGATATGATAATTTTCAATCCAGTAAAGAGCACTTGAAATAAGGAAAGACTGAACTTGATTTTTTCCTAAGTCAAAGTTAAGTGCGCCCCAACGATAGTTATGAGCTCGATCATGATCCTGATATTCGAAAGTTGGTGTACCATCGAAGTAGGCCAAAGCATCGTCATTCTGTGTATAGTGACCTGGGACCCAGTCTACCAAGACACCGATATTATTCTGGTGACATGCTTCTACGAAATCTTGAAATTCTTCTGGTGTGCCATAGGTATGCTCAAAAGCAAAGTAACCCATAAGCTGGTAACCCCAACTCATCCCAAGAGGATGAGCCATGAGTGGCATGAATTCCACGTGAGTATAGTTCATCTCAACCAAATATGGAATCAACTCTTCTTTCAATTCTTTGAAAGTATAAGGTTGACCATCCTCTTTTAGTTTCCAAGATGATGCATGAGCTTCATAGATATTAACCGGACGTTTTTGGAAACCAAAGCGTTTACGACGACCCATCCAAAGGCCATCCTTCCACTTCTTAGTTTTCTTCTTACGAATCACAGCTCCTGTTCCAGGACGAGGCTCTAAGTAAGTCGCAAAAGGATCCATCTTTTCGACGACTTGACCTCCCTTACGTTTCACCAAGAACTTATAGAGTTGTCCTTCCTCTGGGAGAGCTGAAGTCGCCTCCCAAACACCGATATGGTTTTTGGTCATATCCAGAGGTTCATCAAACCAACCTGTGAAATCTCCAATTACCTGAATCTGCTCAGCATGAGGGGCCCACACACGGAAGATAAAACCTTCTTCTCCCTCTAATTCATGCACACCCAAATAATTCTGAAGGTGGAAGTTCTCACCTGTTCCAAATGTGTACATGGCTTCATCGAGATTCATACCATCACTCCTTTCTTAAACTAGCCTTGATAGTTCTAACTATCAAGAAATTAAAACATTGAAATATATGTAAATACACTAGAAAACCCTTCAGACCGATAGGGCTTACAAGTAAACAAAACCACTTATGTAAGCGTTTACTGTATTATAACATTTTTTGACATTCTTGTCAGTAAATCTCCAAATCTTTTTTCATATTATCGAACACAAAAGTCTTACGTAATTTTCCAGAAATATGTAATTCAACAATACCTGAATCGTACTCAGCTTTTGCGACATAGAGATTATCGTAAATATCTGCATATGAACGATATGAAAATTCTTGTACGGTTTGCTTACGCTCAATTAATTTGGCAACTTTAGCAACCAAGTCTTTCTTAAGAGTCACTTGATTCCAATCCACCTGATTAACAGCATCAGGGGCATTGTAGCTATTCATGGCACGCTTAACATCCGCTTCCGTGTAATTTCCATCTTCACCTGTTGCAACCATCTTACTACGCTGGAATTCTTGTCCCAACTGCATGAAACACATCCCTTGCATACTTAGATTAAGAGCATTTGCCAAGTAAATACGTTTTTCAATATCTTCTGGCGAATCATGTGGATGCAAATGATGCATAAGGTCATTCAAATTGTAGTTGTCGTGCGCTTCGATATAGTTGAGGACCTGACCTGGCATGAGGTAGTTTACAAAACCACGGCTACCAAGCAGACTCTTGGCAATCTGGTCTTCCAATGGGGCTCCAGACACATAGCCGTTATTGATGTACCCATAGACCTCTGCCCCCTTGACCGCGTCACGCGCATTGTCATTGAAAAATCCGATTCTAGGCATCAAGGCTGCATTATCCTTCTTGCCCTTTTGGTCTACAGGAAGTCCAATTCCCATATCCCATCCTTCACCATAAAGAAGGATCCTAGGATCAATATCATCCATGGCCGAACGAATGGCATTCATCGTAGCAACATCATGTAAGCCCATAAGGTCAAAACGAAAACCATCCACTCCAAATTCTTCTGCCCAATAGGTTAAGGAATCAATCATATACTTACGGTACATTTCCTTTTCACTGGCTGTCTCATTTCCACAGCCTGATCCATCTTGGAAAGACCCATTGTCATGCATACGGTAGTAATAAGCCGGCACAGATAGTTGGAAAGGAGAGCTGTAAGATGAGTAAGTATGGTTATAAACCACATCCATGATAACCCCTATTCCTGCTTCATGGTAGGCCTGAATCATTTTCTTAAGCTCTAAAATTGGTGCCACGGGATTCTTTTGATCAGCAGCAAACTGACGATCCGGAACATTGTAATTTTCAGGATCGTACCCCCAGTTGTAGAGAAGCTTCCCACCTTTATCATAGGTTTTATGGTGATCAAAGACTGGTTGCAGTTGGACATAGTTGTAGCCCATACGTTTGAGGTAATCAAAACCAGTCAAATCTCCATGGGCATTTCTAGTCCCTTTCTGACAAGCACCTAGATAGGTTCCTCTATAGGACTTCTTAACACCAGATGTCTCTGAGATTGAGAAGTCACGGAGGTGCATCTCACAGATAACGGATGAGCAAGCATTTGCCTTACGCCAGCTCGCTTTTTGCTTGGTAACCTTTTCATACCCTCTTGGAACAAGTCGCTGTGGATTGACCACCAAACTTTTTTTATTATCTAAGCTAAGGGCGATACTGTAGGGGTCTCTCGTATCCTGATAAAAACTTTCCTCATGATACACACGAAACTGGTAGGCTACCCCATCCAAATCCTTTTTAACAGTGGCACTCCAAACACCGTGAGTATTCATCTCATGACGGTCTTTATTGACACTGGTTCCTCGGCTCATCTTAATGATCTTAGGATTTTTACTGCCCTTTTTAAAAAGTAAGAGCTGCACACGACGAGCTAGAGGTGACCAAAGGCGAAACTCTGTGGCCCCTTTTTCATACTTATGACCTAACCAACCTTGAAAGCCCCACTTCTGGTCAAATTCCTGTCTTCGGAGAGCCATATCAAAGGCATGCTGGTCGCGACCTTCGAAACTATGGCTAGTCAAGGCTGCCTGTTTAGAATAATAAACAGTTGGATCACCTTCAACTATCCAAATAGCATTGGGAGCATCCCCTAGGAAGCGTCGGACACGGTAATCATGTGTTTGCCTCGACCAGTCTTCCGTTTTGACCAAAAGATTGACAGAATCAATAAAACGATTGGAGGGAGAAGTAACCTGACCAACAAGACCAAAATCATCCTCACGTGAAAAATGGGCTTCTTCGCCCCAATAACCATCTAGCCACTTCCACATACTGTATCTGGAATAGTCGCCATGCATACTATGAAAATGAACGGTTAATAAATTGTCCATTTTTTACTCCTTAGTTTTTGTTACTCACTTTTTCTCCTATTATAGCAAAAAATGTTCGTTTTGTAAGCGTTCTTATGGAATATTTTGCAATTTTTTGGTCTATTTTGAACATAAAAAAAGAATGAGAAAATAAATGGCAAAACACTCATTTTTCTCATTTCTTTTGTCGATTTTAATTCCTTTAGAACTAGGCTTGAGACTCTTTCCAGTCCATTATTCTTGAGTCATCAAAACCTTACGTGGTTTGGTACCTTCAGCTGGTCCGATAACACCTGCTTCTTCCAATTCTTCCATCAAACGAGTGGCACGGTTGAAACCAACTGACAGACGGCGTTGAATCATGGAAGCACTAGCTTTTTGTGTTTCAAGGACCAAAGCCTTGGCCTCTTCAAAGAGTGGGTCACCTTCTGAGCTACCACCATTGGCAGAGGAACCTCCACCAAAATCATTTTCAGAAACTTCACCAGGATCAAAGCTCTCATCATAGTCAGCTGAAGCCTGATCCTTGATAAAGGTCACAATACGTTCCACGTCATCATCAGAGATGAAGGAACCTTGTAGACGAACAGGGTGGTTCTCATCAATCGGTTTGAAAAGCATATCCCCACGTCCGAGTAGCTTTTCTGCCCCATTTTCATCTAAAATGGTACGACTATCTGTTCCCGAAGACACGGCGAAGGCCACACGAGATGGCACATTGGCCTTAATCAAACCGGAGATCACATCAACCGACGGACGTTGAGTGGCGAGAATCATGTGAATTCCCGCAGCACGCGCTTTTTGTCCCAAACGAATAATAGCATCTTCCACTTCCTTACTAGCTACCATCATCAAGTCAGCCAACTCATCAACGATAACCACAATTAAAGGCAAGGGAATCTGTTTTTCTTGCGACTGGGCATTCCAATCTTCCACCTTGGCATTGTAGCCAGCAATGTTACGCACGCCAAACTTACTAAAGAGTTCGTAACGATTTTCCATCTCATCTACCACTTTTTGAAGAGCCTTGGCGGCCTTACGTGGGTTGGTCACTACAGGGATAAGGAGATGAGGAATATCATTGTAAACCGAAAGTTCAACCATCTTCGGATCGACCATGAGGAACTTCACCTGGTCAGGACGAGCCTTCATAAGAATACTAGAGATGATACCGTTAACCGCAACCGATTTACCAGAACCCGTAGATCCAGCGACTAGCAAGTGAGGCATCCGTCCCAAATCAAAGCTACGAGCCGAACCATCAACCGCCTTACCAAGAGGAACTTCCAAGAGCTTATTAGGATCCGTCTTGGACTGTTCCCAAAGTTCACGGAAAGAAACCGTCGCAATCTCTGAGTTAGGCACTTCGATACCAACCAAAGATTTTCCAGGAATAGGTGCCTCAATACGGACATCTTTCGCAGCTAGAGCCAGAGCCAAGTCATCAGCTAGATTTGAAATGCGATTGACCCGGACCCCAACAGCAGGCTTGACCTCATACTTGGTCACTGACGGTCCAATTTCAGCTCGCTCAACCTTGACATCAATATTGAAACTCTTGAAGGTATCTTCTAAGATTCGAATATTCTTACGAACGATGTTCTTCTCTTTAGATTGACTCTTAGGCTTATCAGGTGCAAAGAGATCTATATGAGGTAATTTATACTGCAGGAGTTCCTTCGGTGTGAAATCAACCTCGACAGGAGCATCATCTCCCTCAACCACCATAGATGGGGGAAACTCCTCTCTTGGCAGATCCTCTGGATAAGGTGCATAATCTTCTTGGAAATCCTCATAATCCTCTGGAGGGAGATTATCATAGTAGTCCTCAGAGGCATAATCACTGATTTCAGGTTCAAGTGCAAAAATCTCAGTTTCTTGTGGTAACTCCTCTGCGGCATCATCTAAGATTTCTCCTGTCTCCTCGTCAACAGTTAAATCAGCCAGACGCTCGGCTTCGGCACGTTCTTCCGCCTCACGTTCTTTCTGAGCCTGACGTTCTGCCTTCTTTTCCTGACGTTGAGCCGTCCGTTCCAAACGCTTCTCAGCCCCTTTCTGCCATGCTTCCTTAGTATACTCCATGATATCCAAGACATCCCAAGGGCTAAGAATGAAAGCACCCAAGAGAATAATCAATACCCCAATCATGAAGCTACCGATATTTGAAAAGAGGAAGGAAATCGGTTGGTATAGGAGAGCCCCCAACATACCACCACCCGCAAAACGAGCTACTTGCACACTGACCAGTTCCCCAAAAAGCAAGTCCTTGGTACCAGGGAAAATATCCAGACCACTCATGCGTTCTAGACTAAAGAGATAGGCGTGAAACTCCAACAAGAGACCCGCGAAGACCATCCAAAATCCTGTTACGTAGTTACTATGTTTACGTAACCATTTAAAGCCAAAGAGATAAACATAGATAGCAAAAATTAAAGGATAAGCCATACTCCCCACAAATACTCGAAAGAGATTATAGAGGGTAACCCCAAAGAAACCCAATCGAAAGACTGGGAAAATTAAGACAAAGGCAAAAAAGAAGGTCCATAGCATTCGCTTAATCGCCTTCTGTCTGTCTAATTCTGCTTTTGTAAGCCGCTTCTTACCGTTCTTAGAAGCAGTCCCTTTTTTCGTTTTTTTCGTTGTAGCCATAGGTGTATTATACCACGTTTTTAGATATGAAAAAAGAGAGACAAGTCTCTCCTTAGATTGAAGACAAAGTCTTCTTTTGAGACTTTCCTTCTTTTGACATTATTCTTCAATTAATGATGTTGAGTGAACCGGACGGTTCTTACCGTCTGGATCAATATATTGGATAGCTTGGTTGATAGCGATAGGAGCTTCACCCATTCCCACAGCAATCAAATCAATCTTACCCTCATATTCTGCCGCATCACCGATAGCATAAACACCTTCTTGTGAGGTTTCAAACTGCGCATTAACAGCAACGCTAGAGCGTTTGTAATCAACATTCCAGTTACGAAGGTTTTTATTGTTGGTTGAGAAGCCAAAGCTAACAATAAGGGCATCAAGTGGCAATTCCACAACCTCGTCTGACTTAACTTTTTGAACGGTCATACTTTGGGCAAAACCATTTTCACCCTTAATTTCAAGTGGCACATAGGGTGTCATCACATTAACTGACGATTGATGAAGAAGCTCTACACTATGCTCATGGGCACGAAAGGCATCACGACGGTGAATCAAAGTCACGCTCTCAGCAATCCCATCCAAGTGATTAGCCCAGTCAACAGCTGAATCTCCACCACCAGCAATCACAACCTTCTTGCCGGCAAATTGGTCAAGGCTATGCACATTATAGAACAAGTTATTGTCCGCATAATCTTCTTCATTGTCCACACCCAAAGGACGGGGAGCGAAGGCACCATTCCCACAAGCAATGACGATAGCCTTAGACAAGTGTTGACCCTTACTTGTGGCAATTGTGAAGATGCCTTCTTTCTTTTCAAAGGTTTGCACTTCTTCTTTCAAATGAATGCTAACACGATCTTCAAAACGCTTAAGCTGGGTCAAGAGATTTTCTGTCAATTCGGCACCTGTTGTCTGAGGAAAGGCTGGGATATCG
The DNA window shown above is from Streptococcus salivarius and carries:
- the glgD gene encoding glucose-1-phosphate adenylyltransferase subunit GlgD; protein product: MKIDKYSAILGNTVGFHDMGGLTEHRPIASLPFGGKYRLIDFPLSNLANAGIRSVFGIFQNENISSVFDHIRSGREWGLSTLLSHYYLGIYNTPVESSTVDEEYYRQILTYLKRSGSDQTVALNSDVLVNIDLNQVFHLHNTTKPKVTVVYKKLPKELISDVNSVLEIDDSDKVLGHELFQGGDKEVYNMSTDIFVVDTPFLIEKLEEEAAKEEPRKLRYVLRDLAVAENAFAYEYTGYLSNIHSVKAYFDANLDMLESQKFYKLFAPNQKVYTKVKNEEPTYYADSSEVKLSQFASGSIVRGKVENSMISRNVDFSEGSSVSHSIIFPRVKVAKGATVEYAIVDKGVEIAEGVTVRGTENNPVIIKKGSVVTEDIVR
- a CDS encoding glucose-1-phosphate adenylyltransferase, which encodes MKNEMLALILAGGQGTRLGKLTQSIAKPAVQFGGRYRIIDFGLSNCANSGINNVGVITQYQPLALNNHIGNGSSWGLDGVNSGVSILQPYSASEGNRWFEGTSHAIYQNIEYIDSINPEYVLILSGDHIYKMDYDDMLQSHKDNNASLTVAVLDVPLKEASRFGIMNTDANNRIVEFEEKPENPKSTKASMGIYIFDWKRLRNMLVSAEKSSVDMSDFGKNVIPAYLETGESVFAYEFEGYWKDVGTIESLWEANMEYISPENALDSRNRQWKIYSRNVIAPPNFFGENAHVEDSLVVDGCLVDGTVKHSVLATNTQIREGAVVEDSVIMSGAIIGKGAKIKRAIIGEGAHISDGVEIDGTEEVQVVGYNEVVGVPKDED
- the glgB gene encoding 1,4-alpha-glucan branching protein GlgB is translated as MNLDEAMYTFGTGENFHLQNYLGVHELEGEEGFIFRVWAPHAEQIQVIGDFTGWFDEPLDMTKNHIGVWEATSALPEEGQLYKFLVKRKGGQVVEKMDPFATYLEPRPGTGAVIRKKKTKKWKDGLWMGRRKRFGFQKRPVNIYEAHASSWKLKEDGQPYTFKELKEELIPYLVEMNYTHVEFMPLMAHPLGMSWGYQLMGYFAFEHTYGTPEEFQDFVEACHQNNIGVLVDWVPGHYTQNDDALAYFDGTPTFEYQDHDRAHNYRWGALNFDLGKNQVQSFLISSALYWIENYHIDGIRVDAVSNMLYLDYDEGPWMPNKDGGNRNLEGYGFLQKLNREIKKRYPDVMMVAEESTAATPITQPIEEGGLGFDFKWNMGWMNDILKFYAEDPVYRQYDFNLMTFSFMYCFNENYVLPFSHDEVVHGKKSMMHKMWGDRYNQFAGLRNLYAYQLCHPGKKLLFMGSEFGQFLEWKFDYQLEWGNLEDEMNQKMQAFTSHMNGFYKDHKSLWQIDDSYDGIEIIDADNRAESVLSFIRKDDKGDKGDFLVCVFNLAPVERQDFTIGLPVAGIYQEVLNTEMEEFGGVWKEGNPETRTQKAKWKDYENTLSFTLPALGASIWRVKRRLK
- the pulA gene encoding type I pullulanase, coding for MDNLLTVHFHSMHGDYSRYSMWKWLDGYWGEEAHFSREDDFGLVGQVTSPSNRFIDSVNLLVKTEDWSRQTHDYRVRRFLGDAPNAIWIVEGDPTVYYSKQAALTSHSFEGRDQHAFDMALRRQEFDQKWGFQGWLGHKYEKGATEFRLWSPLARRVQLLLFKKGSKNPKIIKMSRGTSVNKDRHEMNTHGVWSATVKKDLDGVAYQFRVYHEESFYQDTRDPYSIALSLDNKKSLVVNPQRLVPRGYEKVTKQKASWRKANACSSVICEMHLRDFSISETSGVKKSYRGTYLGACQKGTRNAHGDLTGFDYLKRMGYNYVQLQPVFDHHKTYDKGGKLLYNWGYDPENYNVPDRQFAADQKNPVAPILELKKMIQAYHEAGIGVIMDVVYNHTYSSYSSPFQLSVPAYYYRMHDNGSFQDGSGCGNETASEKEMYRKYMIDSLTYWAEEFGVDGFRFDLMGLHDVATMNAIRSAMDDIDPRILLYGEGWDMGIGLPVDQKGKKDNAALMPRIGFFNDNARDAVKGAEVYGYINNGYVSGAPLEDQIAKSLLGSRGFVNYLMPGQVLNYIEAHDNYNLNDLMHHLHPHDSPEDIEKRIYLANALNLSMQGMCFMQLGQEFQRSKMVATGEDGNYTEADVKRAMNSYNAPDAVNQVDWNQVTLKKDLVAKVAKLIERKQTVQEFSYRSYADIYDNLYVAKAEYDSGIVELHISGKLRKTFVFDNMKKDLEIY
- a CDS encoding DNA translocase FtsK; the encoded protein is MATTKKTKKGTASKNGKKRLTKAELDRQKAIKRMLWTFFFAFVLIFPVFRLGFFGVTLYNLFRVFVGSMAYPLIFAIYVYLFGFKWLRKHSNYVTGFWMVFAGLLLEFHAYLFSLERMSGLDIFPGTKDLLFGELVSVQVARFAGGGMLGALLYQPISFLFSNIGSFMIGVLIILLGAFILSPWDVLDIMEYTKEAWQKGAEKRLERTAQRQEKKAERQAQKEREAEERAEAERLADLTVDEETGEILDDAAEELPQETEIFALEPEISDYASEDYYDNLPPEDYEDFQEDYAPYPEDLPREEFPPSMVVEGDDAPVEVDFTPKELLQYKLPHIDLFAPDKPKSQSKEKNIVRKNIRILEDTFKSFNIDVKVERAEIGPSVTKYEVKPAVGVRVNRISNLADDLALALAAKDVRIEAPIPGKSLVGIEVPNSEIATVSFRELWEQSKTDPNKLLEVPLGKAVDGSARSFDLGRMPHLLVAGSTGSGKSVAVNGIISSILMKARPDQVKFLMVDPKMVELSVYNDIPHLLIPVVTNPRKAAKALQKVVDEMENRYELFSKFGVRNIAGYNAKVEDWNAQSQEKQIPLPLIVVIVDELADLMMVASKEVEDAIIRLGQKARAAGIHMILATQRPSVDVISGLIKANVPSRVAFAVSSGTDSRTILDENGAEKLLGRGDMLFKPIDENHPVRLQGSFISDDDVERIVTFIKDQASADYDESFDPGEVSENDFGGGSSANGGSSEGDPLFEEAKALVLETQKASASMIQRRLSVGFNRATRLMEELEEAGVIGPAEGTKPRKVLMTQE
- a CDS encoding NAD(P)/FAD-dependent oxidoreductase; the encoded protein is MSEEKIYDITIIGGGPVGLWAAFYAGLRGMTVNIIESLSELGGQPAILYPEKKIYDIPAFPQTTGAELTENLLTQLKRFEDRVSIHLKEEVQTFEKKEGIFTIATSKGQHLSKAIVIACGNGAFAPRPLGVDNEEDYADNNLFYNVHSLDQFAGKKVVIAGGGDSAVDWANHLDGIAESVTLIHRRDAFRAHEHSVELLHQSSVNVMTPYVPLEIKGENGFAQSMTVQKVKSDEVVELPLDALIVSFGFSTNNKNLRNWNVDYKRSSVAVNAQFETSQEGVYAIGDAAEYEGKIDLIAVGMGEAPIAINQAIQYIDPDGKNRPVHSTSLIEE